Genomic segment of Streptomyces sp. NBC_01210:
CAGCCCCGGGAACCGACGGACGGAGTCCGGCGCAGCCGCTCGACGCCCACGAGGCCCCCAAGGGCCGAACGGCGCGAGAACGGCCCCGGAAGAGGGGTACCGGAAGAGGGGTACCGGAAGAGGGGTACCGGATCCGGCCGGGCCCCCTTCTGCCCCTGCGCCTGCTGACCGCGCCGCCACGGGGCGGCCCGCGCGGCCGGGGTTCAGGTGTCCAGCGCCGGCAGTGTTGCCGTCGACGGCGGGCGGCGTGGATTCGTGGCGCGGGCCAGGAACTCCGCGTCGCGTAGCACCCGGGAAACGTTCGACCAGGTCAGGGCCTCGATATCCGGCTCCGGCCAGTCGCGGTCGAGGAGTTCGGCGATCACGCGGGGGAAGCAGGACACATCGCCCAGTCCCGGGGCGTGCGGGGTTCCCGTGTCGTAGGCGCCGCTGAGGGCGACCGACTCGGGGCCCGCCACCTCGCGGACGTGGTCCAGGTGGTCCGCCGTCTCGCGGATCGTCGTGGCGGTGCACGCGACCATGCACACGCCGTGATTGTCGCGCAGCAGGCCCAGCACATCGTCCGGGACCCGTGCCGGGTGGTGCGAGATGACGACCGGAGCCCCGGCCACCGCGAGCGCACGGCGCATCGTGTCGGCCGAGCAGCCGGCAAGGTCGACGAGAACGCCGAGGCGGTTCATCTCGCGGACGACCTCCTGGCCGAAGCGGGTCAGTCCGGTGCCCTGCGTCCAGCGGGTGCCCGCGAGGGTGAGGCTGCGGACGCCGAGTGCGTGGTACGCCCGCAGCGTGCCGAGCGAGTCGCCCAGCGCCGGGCCCGACACCGGGCCGAGCAGGGTGGCGACGCGGCCGCAGTTGTGGGCGTCGGCCATGTCGTCGGCGCTCAGCGCGAGGCGCAGGCCTTCGGGACAGGCGGCCACCAGGGAGCGGACCAGGTCGATCTGTTCCAGGGTGGCGCTCAGCGCGCGGTCCCCGGTCAGTTCCGGTGGCACGTGCAGGGACAGGAACTGCGCGCCGACGCATCCGTCCCGCAGACGCGGTACGTCGGTCTCCAGCACGCGCTCGCCCAGTTCGATGTCGTACCCGTACCCGGACGCGTATTTCAGCGCGCCGGCCAGTCCGCTGTGACCGTCGGCTATGGGGTGCGCGGCGAGGAGTTCGCGTGCGCGCTCAAGGCTTCCGGCGGGCACTGCCACATCGGTCGGCTCGACGGGCACTGCCACATC
This window contains:
- a CDS encoding dipeptidase, with amino-acid sequence MADLEDDPHAATAAVGDLDGPAPPSRRVSDEPTELAEPTELAESAEPTDVAELAEPTDVAVPVEPTDVAVPAGSLERARELLAAHPIADGHSGLAGALKYASGYGYDIELGERVLETDVPRLRDGCVGAQFLSLHVPPELTGDRALSATLEQIDLVRSLVAACPEGLRLALSADDMADAHNCGRVATLLGPVSGPALGDSLGTLRAYHALGVRSLTLAGTRWTQGTGLTRFGQEVVREMNRLGVLVDLAGCSADTMRRALAVAGAPVVISHHPARVPDDVLGLLRDNHGVCMVACTATTIRETADHLDHVREVAGPESVALSGAYDTGTPHAPGLGDVSCFPRVIAELLDRDWPEPDIEALTWSNVSRVLRDAEFLARATNPRRPPSTATLPALDT